In a single window of the Terriglobus roseus genome:
- a CDS encoding PadR family transcriptional regulator: MSETVRLSHSAALLLKTLKEGYGYGFDIMNITGLPSGTVYPALRRMENDGLIDGTWENEQKAQKEDRPARRYYKVTAAGKVALVEAEKKYPLIAQFARPKAVKA, from the coding sequence GTGTCCGAAACCGTTCGACTCTCCCATTCCGCCGCGCTCTTGCTCAAGACCCTGAAGGAGGGTTATGGCTATGGTTTCGACATCATGAACATCACCGGCCTTCCAAGCGGAACCGTCTACCCCGCACTGCGCCGCATGGAGAATGATGGCCTGATCGACGGCACGTGGGAGAACGAACAGAAGGCGCAGAAGGAGGACCGGCCCGCGCGCCGCTACTACAAGGTGACCGCCGCAGGAAAGGTGGCACTCGTCGAAGCCGAGAAGAAGTATCCGCTCATCGCTCAATTCGCACGGCCCAAGGCGGTCAAGGCATGA
- a CDS encoding ABC transporter ATP-binding protein: MLELLRVTKRYRGIPAVEDVSFRLEAGGVLGYLGPNGAGKSTTVKMITGMVEPTHGEILFRGQSIFKDLPGYRARLGYVPEEAQVYLHLSGLEYLQLAGRLRGMPEVTIERKARALLELFGLKAAVEAPISDYSKGMKQRVLLSAALLHDPELIIFDEPLSGLDAVTARLFKDLLVVLRREGKAVLYISHVLEVVEQVCDRVIILAAGKVVADASPGELTRMTSQPTLERVFAQMVQQRDTAGVAEDLVSVMRGASV, from the coding sequence TTGCTCGAACTGCTACGGGTTACAAAACGGTACCGCGGTATTCCGGCGGTGGAGGATGTCAGCTTTCGCCTGGAGGCCGGTGGTGTGCTCGGCTATCTGGGCCCGAACGGTGCGGGCAAATCGACGACGGTAAAGATGATCACGGGCATGGTGGAGCCGACGCACGGCGAGATTTTATTCCGTGGACAGAGCATCTTTAAGGATCTTCCCGGGTATCGAGCGCGGCTGGGCTATGTGCCGGAGGAAGCGCAGGTTTACTTGCATCTGAGCGGCCTTGAATACCTGCAGCTTGCCGGGCGTCTGCGGGGGATGCCGGAAGTGACGATCGAGCGTAAGGCGCGGGCGCTGCTGGAGCTATTTGGTCTGAAGGCTGCGGTGGAGGCCCCGATCAGCGACTACAGCAAGGGCATGAAGCAGCGTGTGCTGCTGAGTGCGGCGCTGCTGCATGATCCGGAACTGATCATCTTCGACGAGCCGTTGAGCGGTCTGGATGCCGTGACGGCGCGGCTGTTCAAGGACCTGCTGGTGGTGCTTCGCAGGGAAGGAAAGGCGGTGCTGTACATCTCGCATGTGCTGGAGGTGGTGGAGCAGGTATGCGATCGCGTGATCATCCTGGCTGCCGGGAAGGTGGTTGCGGATGCTTCGCCCGGAGAACTGACGCGCATGACTTCGCAGCCAACGCTGGAGCGCGTCTTTGCGCAGATGGTGCAGCAGCGGGATACGGCGGGTGTTGCAGAGGACCTTGTCAGCGTAATGCGGGGCGCGAGTGTTTAG